Proteins encoded within one genomic window of Gadus chalcogrammus isolate NIFS_2021 chromosome 6, NIFS_Gcha_1.0, whole genome shotgun sequence:
- the rad17 gene encoding cell cycle checkpoint protein RAD17 encodes MRMSKRSLGRKANCWVEPSFSNLLASKSPESKGKVGKGPRTKKGETNSSAPRSSSLSVVQEPHQSDHNVPWVDAHAPHSQAELAVHKKKIEEVENWIRTHTDPTTSKGGIIALLTGPSGCGKSATVQVLAEELGFRLQEWTNPSNVSEYRADPEAYRQTFEPASRFNGFLSTSQTGLFQEFLLRANKYNCLQMVGEQGPKDRKLILVEDFPNNFFRQPGSLHDILRRFVKTRRCPLVFIVSENLSGDSHSRLLFPKEIQEELSICNISFNPVAPTTMSKILLRIATFEAAKTGGRLCVPDKDTLDILCSGSSGDVRSAINSLQFSSLAERGLSLPKKEKCLAVLPGKAACKRTQGKKRSKEKGPGETEQCIGGKDVSLFLFRALGKILHFKRETVEGPQEAEQHKLPPHLSEHQRHSLLIHPELVVERSHMSAEFFNLYLHQNYLDFFSTVEDVARASEYLSDADFFTGEWASRAVMAEYGSSVATRGLLHCNSAQAPVGFRPLHKPNWLIINKKHRENCQAAQSLFINFCLTPTILQVELLPYLAKLSNPMRNPAQIAFIQDVGQLANRRFPGRLNLEALTDKDPGTLDLDDEVEGDQAGALSPPREAGAELPASQPQPTTFEALMKEEDLLIEEYDSE; translated from the exons ATGAGAATGTCCAAGCGTTCTCTCGGCAGAAAG GCTAACTGTTGGGTGGAACCTTCATTTAGTAACCTTTTAGCGAGCAAGTCTCCTGAAAGCAAGGGGAAAGTCGGCAAGGGTCCTAGGACGAAAAAGGGTGAGACCAACAGCTCAGCACCTCGATCTTCATCCCTGTCCGTTGTCCAAGAGCCACATCAGAGCGACCACAATGTGCCCTGGGTGGACGCACATGCTCCACACTCACAG GCTGAGCTCGCTGTGCATAAGAAGAAGATCGAGGAGGTGGAGAACTGGATCAGGACTCACACGGACCCCACAACATCCAAG GGGGGTATTATTGCTCTGCTGACCGGTCCTTCAGGTTGTGGGAAGAGCGCTACAGTCCAAGTTCTGGCAGAAGAGCTAGGCTTCAGACTCCAGGAATGGACCAACCCTTCCAACGTCTCAGAATACAGAGCGGACCCTGAAGCGTATCGACAAACATTTGAGCCTG CATCAAGGTTCAATGGCTTCTTAAGCACCTCACAGACGGGCCTGTTCCAGGAGTTCCTCCTCCGAGCCAACAAGTACAACTGCCTGCAGATGGTGGGAGAACAGGGGCCCAAGGACAGGAAGCTCATCCTTGTGGAG gatttcccaaataatttctTCAGGCAGCCAGGGAGCCTGCACGATATCTTGAG GAGATTTGTGAAGACAAGAAGGTGTCCGTTGGTATTTATCGTGTCAGAGAACCTGAGTGGGGACAGCCACTCTCGACTTCTGTTTCCTAAGGAAATCCAGGAAGAGCTGTCCATATGCAACATtag CTTTAACCCTGTGGCGCCGACTACTATGAGCAAGATTCTACTGCGCATCGCAACTTTTGAGGCAGCCAAG ACTGGAGGGAGGCTCTGTGTACCCGACAAGGACACGCTGGACATTCTGTGCTCAGGAAGCTCCGGAGACGTACGCAGTGCCATCAACAGCCTGCAGTTCTCCTCCCTTGCAG AAAGGGGACTGTCGCTCCCGAAAAAGGAAAAATGTCTTGCTGTGTTGCCGGGCAAAGCTGCGTGCAAAAGGACACAAGGGAAGAAGCGGTCTAAGGAGAAGGGTCCGGGCGAGACCGAGCAGTGTATCGGAGGGAAAGACGTCTCGCTCTTTCTGTTCCGAGCCCTTGGAAAGATTCTCCACTTCAAGA GAGAGACCGTCGAAGGCCCCCAAGAAGCAGAGCAACACAAACTGCCCCCTCATCTCTCTGAGCACCAAAGGCACTCACTGTTAATCCACCCTGAG CTGGTGGTGGAGCGCTCGCACATGTCTGCAGAGTTCTTCAACCTGTACCTGCACCAGAACTACCTGGACTTCTTCTCCACGGTGGAGGACGTGGCGAGGGCCAGCGAGTATCTGTCAGACGCAGATTTCTTCACCGGTGAATGGGCC TCGCGCGCCGTCATGGCGGAGTACGGCTCCTCAGTTGCCACTAGGGGGCTCCTTCACTGCAACTCTGCCCAGGCTCCGGTCGGCTTCAGACCGCTGCACAAACCCAACTGGCTAATCATCAACAAAAAG CACAGGGAAAACTGCCAGGCCGCCCAATCTCTCTTCATCAACTTCTGCCTGACGCCCACCATCCTCCAAGTGGAGCTTCTGCCCTACCTCGCCAAGCTCAGCAACCCCATGAGAAACCCAG CACAGATAGCCTTCATACAGGATGTGGGTCAGCTTGCAAATAGGAGGTTTCCTGgcag GCTAAACCTTGAAGCCCTGACAGACAAGGACCCCGGGACACTGGATCTAGATGACGAGGTGGAAGGAGACCAGGCTGGAGCCCTGTCACCTCCGCGGGAGGCCGGGGCAGAGCTTCCTGCCAGCCAGCCACAGCCCACAACGTTTGAGGCCCTCATGAAGGAGGAGGACTTGCTCATTGAGGAATATGACAGTGAATAA